A genomic stretch from Meriones unguiculatus strain TT.TT164.6M chromosome 15, Bangor_MerUng_6.1, whole genome shotgun sequence includes:
- the LOC110540694 gene encoding large ribosomal subunit protein eL21, giving the protein MTNTKGKRRGTRYMFSRPFRKHGVVPLATYMRIYKKGDIVDIKGMGTVQKGMPHKCYHGKTGRVYNVTQHAVGIIINKQVKGRILAKRINVLIEHVKHSKSRDSFLRRVKENEQSKCEARERGTWVQLKRQPAPPRDAHFVRTNGKEPELLEPIPYKFMA; this is encoded by the coding sequence ATGACCAACACCAAGGGCAAGAGGCGGGGGACCCGCTACATGTTCTCGCGGCCCTTCCGCAAGCACGGCGTGGTGCCGCTGGCCACCTACATGCGCATCTACAAGAAAGGCGACATCGTGGACATCAAGGGCATGGGCACGGTGCAGAAGGGCATGCCGCACAAGTGCTACCACGGGAAGACGGGGCGCGTGTACAACGTGACGCAGCACGCCGTGGGCATCATCATCAACAAGCAGGTCAAGGGCCGCATCCTGGCCAAGCGCATCAACGTGCTCATCGAGCACGTGAAACACTCCAAGAGCCGCGACAGCTTCCTGCGCCGCGTCAAGGAGAACGAGCAGAGCAAGTGCGAGGCCCGCGAGCGCGGAACGTGGGTGCAGCTCAAGCGCCAGCCGGCGCCGCCCCGCGACGCGCACTTCGTGAGGACCAACGGGAAGGAGCCCGAGCTGCTGGAGCCCATCCCCTACAAGTTCATGGCCTGA